CAAGGGTGTGTACCGGCTGCTGGCGTGACATGCCTCAGGCCCTCCTGACCCGGATCACGTCCGGTAGCAGTGTGGCGTGCGGAATGGTCATGCCCCGCGTGACGTCGTTCAGGCCGAGCTCGCACAAGTAGAACGGCTCCCGGATGCGCACGCGGCCCAGGGTCTCGCGCTGGTACCACGCGGTCAGCCGGGCACGCCTGGACCAGTCCTCGGCCTGTTCGATGTCGCGCTCGTATTCCTGTTCCCGTTGACGCTCGTTGATGCGCTGCTGCGCGGCCTGACGATCACGGCGGCTCATGACGCTGCCCTAGGCTGCTGCATCCCTCGCGCATCGTAGCGAGCGGTACACATGACGACATGGCCTAATGTGCTGTCAACCTTCAGATAAGCCCACCTATGCTCGCTTTTCACCTGTCCACCACCCAGGAAGCGGACGCTATACACATGAAACGTACTTTGATGCTGCTGGCCGTGCTTTCTACCTCGACCGCCTCCGCCGCTGGGCTCACCATGACCGACACCTCGTTCCTGGCCAAGGCCGTGCGCGGCAACAACTTCGAACTCCAGGCAGCGAAACTGGCAGTCAACATGGGACGGACTGCGGCGGTGCGCACCTATGCCGCCAAGATGATCGCCGACCACACCAAACTGGGCGCCGGTGTCAAGGCCGCTGTCATGCAGCTGGATCCGATGATGAAGCTGCCGACGACCGTCACGTATTCGCAGTACGACATGCTGACGGTCCTGAAGCGGTCGGGCCGGAACTTCGATGCCCTGTACCGAAAGGACATGGTGGCGTCGCACGCGCAGACGTACGCATTGTTCAACACGTACAGCAAGTCGCGGGCGGCCAGTCTGCCGCTGCGCACAACGGTCATGAACGCGAAGCCGACGGTGAAGATGCACTGGGATATGGCGCTGATGTTGCCCCGGATGTAACGCACCACTCCACCGATGCAGCGGGCCGTATGGCCCGCTGTTCCGTCGTTGCTGATCAGGCACGATCGTGATCACAGAGAACGTGCTATCGGTCTGCGGTGCCGGGCAGGTGTGGGGGATCACAACAGACCGTCCAGGCGGGCGCTGATGCGATTGATGACCTCGACCGGGTTCGCCCTGGCCCCCGGCGTGATCATCTTCAGTTCCGCGCGCAGTTCGTCCCGCAACGCCTCCACGCCCTGCCGTAAGATGGGCAGCCCGGGCCGCAGGTTATTCGCCTCGCCCTCCTCAATCACCGTCTTGATCTGCAAGCGGGTGAGTTCGTCGGCCAGGTCATCCAGCAGGGCCAGTTCGTGGCTTGTCACATCTCGGGCCTCCCGTTGGCGGCGCAGGGTCATCAGGTGGGTGTACAGGTCAGCCATGGCGTCCCTCGATGGGCATGCTGAGCAGAAGCGAGCCAGATGAACTCACCCGTGCCCATGGGACAGGCCCACACGCGACATGAGAAGCACGTTGAGCTGACTGGCACACTGCACACCAGTGCACACTTGCTCGTGACGAGGCCGGACAGATTGACGCGTGAAGTCGATGAACGTGACCCTGACCATCCCCCCCGCCGTCCGTGACGCCGCCCAGCAGGGACTGATCCTGCGCCGACACCTCGGCTATGGCGGGAACCGGACGGGAGAACGCGTTGCCGAGCGCCTGCTCAGCGACAAGCCTCTCACGGCCTCGAGGGTGCGATGGATGGCCACGTACTTTGCCACGCACCCCCAGCCGCCGCTGGTGGGCTCGACCGGCAATCCACACCGGATGTATGTGGGGTGGCTGCTGATGGGTGGGGACGCGGGGCGTGCCTGGGCGGAATGCACCTTGATGGCGTTGAACCGTGAGGAAGCGTGCAAGCAGGCGAAGCGGGCGCAGCGGCGTGCGGCAGCGCCGGTCAAGCAGGCCTGCTGAATGCAACGGAAATTGGGGCCTTTTTGCGGGTGAATGGGTCTCAGGCATCCGTCGGCCTCCCTTCAAAGAGCGTGGTGATCAGGGGCGTGATCACCACGTCCACCCGGCCCCCTGATACCACCGGGCCGCGCGTCACGCGCAGCTCGTCGATCAGCGAGTCATCCGCCCACACATGCGCGTGCGTCAGGGCGTCCTCCAGGGCCTTCGGGAGGTTGCTCAGGTCACGGGCGCGGTGGTCTGGCGGGCACACATGCAGGCGCAGGCCGAGACGCGCATTGGGCGGCGTGCTGGGATGCCCCAGGCTGGCGATCACGGCGGCCACGCTGCGCCGGTAGTCCCGGCCGTCCTGGCTGAGCAGGACGCGCGCTGTGGGCTTGCCTTTGACCGTGATCACGACGGCGCGCCAGATCGCGTTGACGCTGGGCGGGTACGGCAGGGCAAAGGTCAGGATGCCGGGCAGTGGCGGGGCTGGACGAGGTGCAGGTGCGCTGGGTGCGGGGAGGGGGGTCGGGTGGACGACCGGTACGCCTTCGAGGCCCAGGCGCGTCCGGGTGGCAGTGCGCTGGGCTGCATCCGGGATGCGGCGCAAGTACGCTTCGGCCGCATCTCTCGTCGGGAACGGATTCATCACCTGACCCTCAGGACAGCTTCTTCCGAGCTTGATGGACGGCTCACATTGCCGGAGGGGCCACAAAGCCGCCGCTGGTGCGGTCGCACACTCACTCCGTTGCACCCGCTCAATGGCGTCGACCCATCGTTCTCCTGGCGAGCCGTGCAACCAAATCTTCCTTCTCCACCCCCACGACTGTGGGGGTGTTTCTGGATTACCTCCCGGAGTGTGCCTGCCGGGACGGCAGCCCCGTGCCCGTCCGGCCAGTGCACGAGCACGTTCGCACCCACTCCCGGCCGGGGCACAGTCACAACCTCACACACCGTGCCGCGCCGGGTATCGTCGCCCTTGCCCACCTTCGGGCCGTACCGGTAGACGGGGACCATGGTTAGCCAGCGGTACTGACTGTTCATGCGAGCTCCGCAGGGATCAGAATGGAGGCATGACGTACCGGGACGAGATCTTGGACGTGGTGCGTGATCTGGTGCGCGACCGGCCCACACGGCAGTTCACACTGGCCGAGGTCATCGTGGAAATGCAGGAGCGTGGTTCGGCATGCAAGATACCGACCATCAACACGTACGTTTCGAGCATGATGTGCGTGAATGCGCCGCGTCACCGTCGAAAGCAGTACGCAGATTTCGAACGTGTCGGGCCTGGGCAGTACCGGCTGCTCTGACCTCACGCCTTCACCTCCTCAGCGAGGTTCAGCACGGCCTTCTTCAGGTATGGCGCGCTGTCTCCAAACGCGATGGTCTGGCGTGATTCCGTGTCCACCACGAGGGCTTGCACGGTCGGGTTCCCACTGGCGTCCTGCTTCAGGACCAGGCGCAGCTCCTGGTTGGCCGTCAGGTGCTGCTGGGCGTAGGTGAGCACCCAGTCCGTCCAGCCACCCTTGCCGCTGCTGTTCGCCTGCATCCTGCTGTCCTGAATGTGCTGCTGCTGGCGCTGCAACCGCTCATACGTCCCAGTTGTGACGTTCTCCGCGATCGCTGCCGCCCGCTGCTCCCCCGTCAAGGTGTGCAGCTTCACTTCCTGCCCGGTGTCCGGGTGTTGCACGGTCGCGTGCGCATCGATGGCCGCCGCCACCTCCGCCGCCGCCCTGACCTGGCTGGTGCTGGGCCGCTCGCTGCCCGTCGCCGTCTGCAGGTACTTCGCGACGGCGATCTGCTTCTCAGGATCCAGCTCCCCGATCACGTGCGCCGCTTCCTTGAGCTCCCGGGCCTGCCGTTCGTTCTCGGGATATAAACCAATGGTTGTCACGAGCGTGCTGCTGGTCTCCGCCGCGTCAATCAGTTGCTGGGCACGCTGGCGGCTCCAGCCCCACACCTGCTCGCAGTAATCCCCGAAGGTGCGGTGCCCCTCGCGGTACAGGCGTTGATCGCGGATGGTCAGCAGCGCCTCGCCGACATCGATGAAGCCCTGCCAGCCCTGCCTTACGACTGCTTCAAGCTGGTTCAGGGCCTGTCGCTCGTCGGGCGTGATCGCTTCCAGGGCCGGGGTCATGCGCCCTCCAGACGGCCGGGCCGACGGGGCCGTGCCGAGTAGGCTGGGGCATGACTCTCCCCGAAGACGTGCGTGTGATTGACGTCATGCAAAGTGGCAGCCTGCTGCTCAGCCGGGTGGAACGTCAAGAAGACCGCGCTCGTCCTGGCGCCACCGCCGTCCGGCTGCGCCTGCTGAACCTCGGGACGCAGCCCGTCACCGTGGATCACGTGGCCTTCCACCACGACGCCTTGACGGTGACCCTGCCCATCAACAGGCGCGTCAATCCAGCACGGTACCTGGTCGTCATTGGCCCGGAGACGGCGGACACCGTGACGCTGCAGGCGAGTCGGCAGGGGCAGTCGGCGCTCTTCAAGGCCGGCGTGCCCTTCGACATGACGGTGTCGGTCACGACGCCGTACGGCCCGATCGCGTTGATCCAGCGGCTGTCCTGGGGTTTCTGGATGGAGGGTGGGTACGGCTTCACGCTGCTGGATCAACCCCGCTGAGGGCGCCACGCGTCGTTGGGTGAGCGGAGTCACGCGACCGTCCAGGCGGCCGGGCTGACCAGGCGGCACACGCGGCGCTGCCGGCGGGGTGTGTTCGTCACAACGGGCCGCACCATCGTGCTGATCAGGCCGAGCGCTTCCAGCCGGTACACGGCGTGGGCGACGACGGCGCTGTTGATGCGCAGGGCGCGGGCGAGCTCGTTCAGGCTCTGGCCGGGCTGGAGGTAGGCGGCGCTGAACACCTCGCGCTGCCGGGGATGGAGTTTCGGAATGGAGACTGCTCGCGTCATGGGTTCACTGCCTTCACGCGCTGGGCTGCTGGCCGCTCTCGGCGTCGATCGGGAACGGCAGATCCTCACCGGGCTGCAGGGGATCAAGGGTCATGTTCAGCGGGGGCGGCACGTCATGCACCGGCGGCGCGTCCTGCTCATCGGTCAGCAGCGGCGCGGCATCGATCGCCGGTCGAACCAGATCGTCTACCTCGGCCTGCAGCTGCTGGATCTCGGCCACGCTGCCGCCGGGGATCTTCAGTTCCTGCTGGATCTGTTCGTTCAGCGTCGGCTGGTTGCTCACCGCGCACTCCAGGCAGTTGCTGCTCCCCAGGATCGCATCCACCCCCAGCCCGCACGTCTCCAGCTCGTCGAAGGTCACACGCGTGATGCACAGCACCGCGCCGTACTCATCCACCGTGATGTTTCCGCGCAGGTGGGCGGCCATCATCACGGCCGGCAGGTGCTCTCCGCCCAGGCGTGGCGTGACCTCAAGGCGGATCCGGCCGCCCTCGGCTGCCGCGCCCTTCAAGACCGGCATGTGGTGCAGTTCGAACTTGCGTTCCTCACGGGCACCGGGCATGAAGGCCCACTTGATGTCCGCGACCCAGCCATTGTCCCGGTCGTCCTTGATGCTCATGCCGCGTGGGGTCACTGCGAAAATGCCGTAGGTCTGCATGGTGGTTCTCCTTCTCCGGTCTGGGCCGGATGCGTGAGGTCAGGACTTCTTCGGGCACCAGTGGTCTGTGGGAATCCAGGCGACGACATCCCGCCCGCTCGCGGTCACCGTGTGGTGCATGCGGGGCTCCGCGCCGCACCGGCGGCACGTGGCGGACTCTGGCGAATTGAGTTCCAGCGGCTGGCCGTCACGGCCACCCAGCGCCTCGGCGAGGCTCACCGAACGATTCAGGCGGCGGTCACTGGAGAACACGGCGCACCTCCGGAGTGCCGGTCAGGGCGGGCGTGCTGTTTCTCGCCACGCCGCTCAGCTGCGCGGTGCGCCGCTCGATGAATTCCTTGCGCGCGAAGATCGCGTTGTCGGCTTCCAGCAAACCGAGCTGCACCCCGTTGCACACACTCCGGATCAGGTCACGCACGGGGCCGGGCGCTGCGGTCGACGTCTCGCCGCGGCCGACACGGGCCATGGCCTCGTCCCACTCCGCGATGGCCAGTTCCTGGAAGTCGCCCTTCCCGAGCCCGTAGTCGACGAGCTTCTGAGGGGTCGGGAAGAAGGTCTCGAATCGGAACGCGGCCCGGCACGCTTCCCCGAACTGGTCAGCGGTCAGTTCAGCGGCGAGGATCTCGCGGTAGATCTTGACCGTCTGGGAGTTGTGTCTGCGGTTCCAGCGGTCTTCGAGGATCGTCCAGGCGGCGGCGAACTGTTCGTCAGAAAACGGCACGGGTGTCCTCCTGCAAGGCGGCGTAGATGTCGCTGGCCCGCTGCGCGGCCTGCTGGTTGGCGGCCTCGGTCGTCTGCGGGTGGGGGGTGAATCTCAGGACGTGGGGCCGTTCGTGCCGGGCCGGAAGTGACCCCCGCTGCCGGGCCCGCCACGCGGGTGCCTCGGCCTCGATGACACTGGGCGTGATGCTGTCCCGCCACGTTTCCCGCCGCAATTCCGCCACGATCTGGCCGACGTCCTCAGCGGTGTACCCGGCCTTCGCCAGACTCTTGCCGACCTTGCCGATGCGGCTGCGGGTGATGTCCGTCAGGCCGTCGTGTCCGCCGTAGCAGGCGAGTGCAACTGCGGCGAACATGGCCTGATCGGGGCCGGGCACGCGCGCCGCCGGAACCTTGTCCGTGCTGGTGGCTGGTTCGGTACGGCTTCTGGCGGGCAGGGCAGGAACCTGGAGAGGATCAGGCCGGTCAGCGACGGCCGCGACAGCGGCCCCGCCGTCAGGCGGCTGAAGTGGTTCGGAGTTCTGAGCGGCGATCTGATCCTGACCCCCCAGTGCGGTGCCGTTCCGCGCCTCCCCCTGGGGGGTAGGGGGGTTTGTTTTCTTCTCTTCTTTCCTTTCTTCATCACTTCCTTTCTTCAGAGAACCGGGAAGTGCGTTCTGATCGGTCTTTTGTGCCTGTCGGGGCGAGTCTTTTTGCAGACCCTTTGCAGAGGGCTTGCGCACCCCTTGCACACGCGTACTCGCCTCGGACGAGCAGAAGTGCCCGTCGATCCCCAGGATCAGACCCTGCGCGGTCAGCCGTCCGGTGCTGGCCTGGATCGTGCGGACGTCAATCTCCAGAGCGATGGCCAGCTGTCGGGTGGTGTAGGTATTGCTCCGGTACTGCCGGTGCCGGGTCAGGAAGGTCAGCACGCGGATGTCCGCAGCCAGGATGAGGCGCTCGATGGCGTCCAGTGCCCAGTTGGGAATGACGGTGTCCTCGCCACGGCGCAGGGTGGTGTGGACACCAGGGATCTGGATGGCGTCCATCAGGCCACCGCACCGTCCAGTTGGATCCACCGCGCCAGCAGTAGTAAGCGTTGGTTCATGGTTGCCTACCCTGTGACCGGACAAGGACTACCGTCGGGGCATGACTCCCGTCATTTACCCCGTCTCCAGCACCACGCTCCCCCGTGCGGGTGTCATTGAAGTGCCCTGCTACCGGGCGCAGTCCTTCAACGGGCGGACGGCGGTGATGGCCTCCGAAGACAAGGTGGTCGAGTTCGACTTCGAAACCATGACCGAGCAGGATATGGAGTTGGCCACTGCGGAGCGCCTGGGGGAATACACGATTCAAGGATTGATCGCTGTGGACGTGGATTGGCTGATCCAGGTGATGGAGGCCACGGCCGCGAATGGGAAGACGCTCGGCGCGGAGCTTGAGGAGGTATGGCACTACCTGTCGCCCATGAACATGGCGCCAAGCGTTGTGGCTGGGCAGTACGTGGTCGTGGGCCTGTACCGGTAACGCCTGGCTCACCTCAACCACGTTTCACTCTCCTGCCCGGCCCTGCGGTTCTTCCAACTGGCGTGAGTGAGGTGCTCACTGACCTTCGAGGCAGACATCAGAATGGCAGTCCTTCGCTGTCCGCCGCGGCGCCCTGCTCGCCGGCCACGGGGAAGCGCGTGAGTGCCCGGGCCAGCGTGTCCGCGCGCTGCGGCAGGTTCAGCTTCGCCAGCTCACCCAACAACCAGGCCGCTTCCTCGCTGTTCAGGGTGGCGGTGCCGCAGGGCTTGTCGTGTCCCAGCCAGTCGCCCCAGAGGGCGGCGCGCTTCTCACTGGTGTCCGCGCCCATGGCCTGGGCGGCTTCGCGGAGCTGGAAGATCTGGCCAGACGTGGCCTTGGCGGGCATCCCTGTTGCGGTCGGAGCCGGGTCTGGAGTGAACTCGGCGTCCTGCACGTCTTCCTGAGCAGACGCGGCCTTCTTCGGGGCGTGCTTCGTGCCCAGGGCCTTCAGATCGTCATAGGTGGCATTCGCGGCGCCGATGTCGCTCCGCCAGTCGTACAAGTTCAGGATGTCCTGCACTTCCTGCGCGGGGGCCACCTTCCGTACCCGGGCGGCCATGTCTCCGATGGCCACCGCCCACTTCTGGAGCTTGCCCTCCAGTTCCGGATCGGGCAGCGTGTGCGGCTGCACGCCAGCGGCCTCGGCCACCTCGCGCGTGACGTCGACATTTCGGGCGGGTGGTGGGGTCTGACCCTGTGGCGCCGGGTTGTCCGCCTGAGCCATCTCGTCGGAGGTGTACAGACCGGAGAGGTCATTCGGGAACGCACGGCGCAGGGCCTGGGCTTCCGCGCACTTCGCCAGCATGACGTCCGGCATGGTCGCCCACTGGCTGATCGGCTTCCCGTCCCGGTTCTTCTGGGCAAAGCTCTCCCAGCGCGCCACCGCATACAGCGGCTCATCGAAGTCCCGGCGGCGCACCCCCACCCGCGAGGCGGCGGGTGGTTCGCTCTGAAGCCAGACGTCCTGCCATTTGCCGTCGGCGCCGCACCACATCGTCTGGGTCTGACCGGTGTACTTGCCGGTACGTTCGGCGATTAGCCGGAAGCCGTCGATCGCCGTCTGGATGGTCATCTTCTTGACGCTCGTCCACTGGCCGTTCACCTGCACCCGCGCCTCACGCATGACGGCGTAGATCTGCCGGCTGAATGGATCGAGGCCCGTGCGTTTGCACTGCTGGACGAACAGGGCGAGTTCGCCATCGGATGCGCCGGGGGCGATCTGGGTCTTAATCAGGTCGAGCTGCTCGCGGTTGAAGTCCACCGGAGCGAGGCTCATCGCGGTGGGGCGGGCGTGTTCGATGGCGGTCATGACGTGAACTCCTTCTGGCCCGTCCAGCGGGCGAAGAGGCACAGGGACGCGGCGCATGCAATGGAGAAGGTCAGCCCGAACCCGACCTTGATCAGCCCCGAGCTGTCTGGCGTGGTGTGGAGTGTCAGGGCAATACAGGCGGGCCAGCTGCTCACGAAGACCAGGTGCGGCCGGTGCGAGCGCAGGTAGTGGCGGAGGCGGGTCATGCGCTCACCCAGCGGCCGTCTGCGCCCAGCATGATCAGGTGCCGCTTCTCCATGTCAGCCAGCAGTTCGGAAGTGGCATCCAGCGTTTCGTCCAGCAGCAAGGCGAGGTGCTTGGTCTTGGCGGCGCGCAGCACGTGGGTCAGCAGGTGGATGACACGGTCTCGCTGGGCGGTGTCGGTCTCACCGAGCAGCAGGGCGATCTGCGCGGCGTTGCGCTGGGCGTGGGTGTTGGCGTCGCCCCTCACCGGCTCACCAGAAGGCTCAGGGTCAGGACGATGGCCGTGCTGCCCAGTACGAGTGCAGTCACACGGCGGCTTCGGCAGATCCGGCCCACGGGGGCAATGCCGTAGATGGGGTGGGCTTCATCGCGGAAGTTCACGACCGTCCCGCCCAGCTGAGGTGCGCGCCACGCGGGCGTGGACGGGGCCGACGGACAGGCGGCACGGCCTTCACAGGTGCCCGCCAGCCACGTAGACGGCCATCTGATCCTTCGGGTTGCGCGGGCCGCCGTAAGGGGCTTCCACGACCTGCTGGGCCTTCTTGCTGACCCGGTATGCGCGGCCGTGGCGGCGAGCCTTCTCGGCGGCCAGCCAGCCCCACTGGCTGCGGGTCATGGTGACGGTCATGCCGCCACTGACGCCAGACCAGGAGGGCTCACCGGGGGTGATGGGCTGCTGGGCGGCCTGGAGAGTGACAGCGAGCTGTGGGTGTGGAGCGGGCTGGTGGTGTACCATTGTCGTATCTCCTCTCCCCCACCCGAGCCGCGCGAACGGCGTTGACGGTGGGGGTTTTGCTGTCAGGCGCTCTTGGGCGCCGGGAAGCTGACGGTTGAGGTGCTGCCGGTCTGTGCGGTCTCCCAGGCGGTCAGGGCGGCTGCGGGGACGCGGATGATCCGGCCCAGGCGCACGCACTGGAGGCGGCCGTGTTCGATCTCGGCGTAGATGGTCTTGACGTTGCAGCCGAGCAGTTCGGCCACTTCCGGAACGGACATGTACGGCTTCATGCGGGCTGCGCCTCCTGAGACTGGCTGCCACTGTCGGGATTCAGTCCCAACTCGCGGCAAATAGAAATGCGTGTGCTACTGCGAGTTTCGCGGCGCTGGTGCAGAAAATCGTTCACCGTATCCGGCTTCATGCCGAGTCTGCGCGCGAATTTCCGTACAGAGATGCCGCGCGCCTCAAGAGCCACCCGCGCCGCCTCAGCGACCAGTGCAGTTTGGTTGACTTCGGACATGGGACAAGATTACTACTGACCCGAAATCGAGTCAAGACAGGATTCAGACAGATTCGCTACCTGTCCCGATTTAGGGGCATTGTGGAACCATTTCGGTACTGTAATCGTATGACCCGGCATGCTCACTGTGACCAGAATGCGACTGCCGGAGGACGTCATGGCGACTAACGATGCCGAACGCCTCAGCTCAGAGTTTGAGCGCGCAGTGAAGCACGGGAGGCTAATTCGCGAGCGTCGGCTGGATCTTGGTCTGAAACGCCCAGCTTTTGTCTCCGAAGTTGCGAAGCACGGCCAAGACATGTCGCCCGATTATTTGAACAAGATCGAGGCAGGGACGCGCGCGCTAGCGAATGCCTCGCCCGAGCTCAGAGAGGCGATACGTGCTGTGCTCGGCTATTCACGTGAGCAGTGGCAGGAATTGACCGGGCTTTACAGTCCTTCACCTACTGCGCCGGCTACCACGTACACAGGAGGTTCCCCAATCCCGCCTGTCGTGCCGCACCGCGACCTGCCCATCGAGATCCCCCGTGAACTCCAGGAAGTCATCGACCAGTACGGTGAGACCTACCCCGAACTGCACACACCCACCATGCAGCGCATCCTCATCGCCCCCCGAAATTACGGCGGCCCCGCAAACGGACCGCAAACGGCCGAGCAGTGGTTCGAGTACTTCCTGCTCACCCGGAGGTACACCCGGGCATGACGTACGACACCACGCACCTCGCCGCCGACTTCATCGGATACCTGAAAAACATCCAGGAACATGCCGGGCATCAGCCACACGCCCTCAAGCTCGCACGTGACCTCAACATGCGGGTTCGGATCGGCACGATCAACCGGGCGTACCCCGAAGCACAGCCGAACCCTGTGCTCGTCGTGCAGCCCTGGTACTACGGCAACACCTGGATGCTTCGGCATGAGCTCGCGCACGTGATGTTGTACTGGAGCGGCCTGGAGGCGGAGGTCATCGAAGAGTTCGGTTCTGAAGTCGGCTGGAAGGTGATCGAAAACCTCTGCCAGCAGGCCGAGGCCTTTCTGCTGATCACCCAACCAATGGTGGATGACGCCGTGCGTCGGTTTGGGGTGAGCGCCCAAGCGGTGCGACACCTTCAGAAATTGAGCGGCGCGAGACCTGAAGTGGCTCTGCGCCGCTTGATTTATGACAACCCGCATGCGGAGCGGGCTGGGTTCCTGATGAGTCGGGACTATGTGACTGAGGTGGCGCAGTGCAATTTCGGTCTGCCTTTCGGCTGGTCGGAGAAGGTGTCGAAGCCTGCGCAACTTTTCGGCTCGGATGCTCGCCTGACCTTCACTCGACGGTTCGGGCTTGGGGTAGGCGTGGTGGGGTGGTGATCGCGTGACCCTCACTCCCCACGAGTGGATCCGCTCCAGGCGCACGGCCCTCTCCCTTCGCCAAAGCGACATCGAACAGCGCACCGCCGAACTCGACGGGAGAATATATGAAGGGCGGTTCTCCCAACTCGAAAACGGACGCTTCCCCCTCACCGCACTGCGACCCAATCAGATCAACGCCTTATGCCAGGTACTGGGGATCACGCGCGAGGAATGGATTGCCCACGCTGAGATTCCCAAGGAGACTAGGTCGTGAACGGGCCCCGTGCTGAGCATGGTGAGACTGTGAGCCTGAAACCTCACGAGTGGCTGCGCGATCTCCGCCTCGGCAAGGATCTGAGGCAGAGTGACATTGAACGCCGCACAGCCGACTTCATCGGCAAGATTCCAATCACCACCCTGGGAAAACTCGAAAGTGGTCGTCTTCCCCTGACCACGCTGCGACCGCCGCAGGTCAGAGCCCTGCAACGCGTTCTGGAGATCTCGCCTCAAGAGTGGAACGCACGTAGCAAGCCCCTGCCCGTTGGAACAGGCGAGCGCATATGACGACCCCGCCCCCGACTGACGCGTGGGTGATCGAAGCAGATGCCGACCTGATCAAGGAGCACGGCGAGGAAACCGACTTTCTCGTGACTGCCTGGCTGCGCCGCCATGCCCTGGACGACCGGGTCAGCTATAGCACCGAGCACGTGATTGGGCCGCGCAGCACCGGGCAGCAGGACACCATCACGCTCCCAGGTGAAGCCACGATCGAGGCGGTGCAGCAGCTGGTTCATACCCTGGAACGTGTCTACGATCTGAGACTCGCCGTGCGTCGCGTGCGCCTGGTGCCTCGGCTAACAGTGGATCCTTTGACGTCGCAACCCACCGGGGAATTCGAGTACGTGGAAGAGGCCCTAAGCCGTCAAGAGTCGGATGAAGAGGAGCTATGACGACTCCACCACCCATTGACGCCTGGGTGCTGGAAGCCGACACCGACCTGGTCACGTCCCACTACGACGACACCACTCAGATCGTGCGTACCTGGGCGACCCAGCACGGCCTGCCTGACGGCGCATCCTTCAACGTGCAGTACTCCGGAAGAACCACTTCTGGTGCATTCGACGCTTTCTCCGTGACGGGCGAAGCCACTGCAGATCAGGTCGAGCAGCTGGCGTCCCGCCTGAACCGGGCGTATGACACGCAGATCGTGGTGCGGCGGACGCGGTTGATTTCTGTGCCGCACGTTGGGATGACGGATGGTCTGCCGACGGGGAAGTATTCGTATGTCGACCCGGTGATCATGGAGCGTGCTCGGCAGCCGGAGGGGGATGAGCGTGACCTCAACTGAGTGCCATGGTGGGGTGGTGTGTCCGTGACGCTCCCACCCCTTATGGATGCCTGGGTACTGGAAGCCGATGCTGACTTGATCATGGCCCGTTATGACGACACGACCCAGATCGTGCGTGCGTGGGCTGCCCAGTGCGGCCTGCCTGACGAGGCCTCGTTCGACTTCCAGTACTCCGGACTCACGACCACTGGTCCGCAGGACTCGTTTTCCGTGAGCGGCGAGGCCACGCCGAACCAAGTTTCGGAACTGGCGTCCCGGCTGAGCCGGGCGTATGACACCCGGATTGTAGTGCGGCGGACGCAGTTGATCGCGGTGCCTCAACTGGACATGACGAGTGGTCAGCCGACGGGGAAATATGCGTATTTCGATCCTGAAGTGGCAGAACGGGCCCGGCGGCCGGAGGAGGACGAGCGTGAACTCAACTGAAGGGCGTGGTGAGGCACCACGATGAGACGCCTTGCACTGTTCGCGCTCCTACTCCCTACCCTGGCCCATGCGGCGCCCAACGCAGTTCCGCGCGACCTGTTCACTCCGACAT
The Deinococcus sp. KSM4-11 DNA segment above includes these coding regions:
- a CDS encoding DUF4142 domain-containing protein, with protein sequence MLAFHLSTTQEADAIHMKRTLMLLAVLSTSTASAAGLTMTDTSFLAKAVRGNNFELQAAKLAVNMGRTAAVRTYAAKMIADHTKLGAGVKAAVMQLDPMMKLPTTVTYSQYDMLTVLKRSGRNFDALYRKDMVASHAQTYALFNTYSKSRAASLPLRTTVMNAKPTVKMHWDMALMLPRM
- a CDS encoding helix-turn-helix domain-containing protein, producing MATNDAERLSSEFERAVKHGRLIRERRLDLGLKRPAFVSEVAKHGQDMSPDYLNKIEAGTRALANASPELREAIRAVLGYSREQWQELTGLYSPSPTAPATTYTGGSPIPPVVPHRDLPIEIPRELQEVIDQYGETYPELHTPTMQRILIAPRNYGGPANGPQTAEQWFEYFLLTRRYTRA
- a CDS encoding MarR family winged helix-turn-helix transcriptional regulator, translating into MTRAVSIPKLHPRQREVFSAAYLQPGQSLNELARALRINSAVVAHAVYRLEALGLISTMVRPVVTNTPRRQRRVCRLVSPAAWTVA
- the bet gene encoding phage recombination protein Bet, yielding MTAIEHARPTAMSLAPVDFNREQLDLIKTQIAPGASDGELALFVQQCKRTGLDPFSRQIYAVMREARVQVNGQWTSVKKMTIQTAIDGFRLIAERTGKYTGQTQTMWCGADGKWQDVWLQSEPPAASRVGVRRRDFDEPLYAVARWESFAQKNRDGKPISQWATMPDVMLAKCAEAQALRRAFPNDLSGLYTSDEMAQADNPAPQGQTPPPARNVDVTREVAEAAGVQPHTLPDPELEGKLQKWAVAIGDMAARVRKVAPAQEVQDILNLYDWRSDIGAANATYDDLKALGTKHAPKKAASAQEDVQDAEFTPDPAPTATGMPAKATSGQIFQLREAAQAMGADTSEKRAALWGDWLGHDKPCGTATLNSEEAAWLLGELAKLNLPQRADTLARALTRFPVAGEQGAAADSEGLPF
- a CDS encoding helix-turn-helix domain-containing protein — encoded protein: MKPYMSVPEVAELLGCNVKTIYAEIEHGRLQCVRLGRIIRVPAAALTAWETAQTGSTSTVSFPAPKSA
- a CDS encoding helix-turn-helix domain-containing protein — translated: MSEVNQTALVAEAARVALEARGISVRKFARRLGMKPDTVNDFLHQRRETRSSTRISICRELGLNPDSGSQSQEAQPA
- a CDS encoding RusA family crossover junction endodeoxyribonuclease, which codes for MNPFPTRDAAEAYLRRIPDAAQRTATRTRLGLEGVPVVHPTPLPAPSAPAPRPAPPLPGILTFALPYPPSVNAIWRAVVITVKGKPTARVLLSQDGRDYRRSVAAVIASLGHPSTPPNARLGLRLHVCPPDHRARDLSNLPKALEDALTHAHVWADDSLIDELRVTRGPVVSGGRVDVVITPLITTLFEGRPTDA
- a CDS encoding helix-turn-helix transcriptional regulator, with protein sequence MSLKPHEWLRDLRLGKDLRQSDIERRTADFIGKIPITTLGKLESGRLPLTTLRPPQVRALQRVLEISPQEWNARSKPLPVGTGERI
- a CDS encoding DNA-binding protein; translation: MTLTIPPAVRDAAQQGLILRRHLGYGGNRTGERVAERLLSDKPLTASRVRWMATYFATHPQPPLVGSTGNPHRMYVGWLLMGGDAGRAWAECTLMALNREEACKQAKRAQRRAAAPVKQAC